CCCACGCCGATGAGGGGCACCGCGCGGCCGCCCAGGAACTGGCCCATGCGAATGAGGGTGAGCGTGGCGGCCACGTCACCGTCCACGCGCAGGATGCGCAGGGAGGACTCAGAGAAGTTCTTGCGCACCACGGTTTCGGAGTCCGCGAGCGGCATGGCGAACGCCTGCGCGGTGATGTCCGCGATGGCGGCCAGTTCCTGCTCATCCTTCGGCGGTCCGTAGTTGTCCGTCTCCATCCCGCATCCCCTTGCTTCAAGTCAGGCGGCGCAGCATGGCGCACGGGATGGAGCGTGGGAAAGGCCGGATGGATCCGCTGTCACTTCGTGGGCTTCGGGGCCGGCGGCAGGCGTCCGTACTTCCGCAGGGCCTTCACCAGCCGCTCGGGTGGCAGGCCATGGACGCGGACGCTCTGGAAGCCGGTCATCGTGTCGGAGGCGAGCATCGAGTTGAGGATGGCCTCCTGGGTGGCCTGCACGGTGGCCTCGAAGAGAGGGGTCATCCGCTCGTTGTCGAGCATGGAGACCGGAGCGACGTGCGTGGAGCTCACGGGCTGGGTGGAGAACGCGAGGAAGATGTCGCCGGAGGCGTTCTCTCCCAGGCCGCCCAGCTTCCCAATCGCGAGCGGCACGCGCCGGGCCACGCGGTCGAGCTGGTGAGGCAGGAGCGGCGCGTCCGTGGCCACCACGACGATGATGGAGCCCATGCCTTCCGGAGGCGGCGGACCGGCGCTGGCGCGCCGCGAGCAGGGCGGCAGGTTGGCGCGGTAGGGGCCTTTGGGAGGGGCGTCTCCGAAGTAGCAGGAGCGCAGGTCGGGAATCTCCTCGCCCACGGGAGCGCCCGCGACGGAGAAGAGGCGGCGGCTGCCGTAGTTGCACTGCACGAGCACGCCGAGGGTGTAGCCGCCCTGCTCCGCCGGGAGCTTGCGGGAGGCCGTGCCGATGCCGCCCTTGAAGCCATGGCAGATCATGCCCGTGCCGCCGCCCACGGAGCCTTCCGTAACGGGGCCGGGGCGTGCGGCGTCGAGCGCCTGCATCGCGTGCAGGGGTCGGACGTGGAAGCCATCGATGTCGTGCAGGAAGCCATCCCAGGTCTCCGCGACCACGGGCAGGCCCAGCTCCCAGGTGAGGTCGCGTTTCTGGGCCCAGGTGATGACGCCCTCGTGCACGGCGCCCACGGCGTGGGTGTCGCTGATCATCACGGGGCCGGAGAGCAGGCCGGACTCCTTCACCCAATGGGTGCCGGTCATCTCACCGCTGCCATTGAGGTCATGGGTCGCCGCGAAGACAGGCTGCGCCACGGCCTCCCGGCCCCGGGGCAGCACGGCGGTGACGCCGGTCCGCACCTGAGCGCCGGTGTTCAGCGTGACATGGCCCACTTCCACGCCCTTCACGTCGGTGATGGCATTGAGCGCACCGGGCTGGCCGCCAAAGGGGATGCCCAGGTCACTGGACCGGGGACGCGCGCTGCTTGTGATTGGCAGGACGCACAGCAGGCCCAGGAGGACGGCAGGACGAAGTTCCATGGGCCCGGGTTCTACACCTCGACGAACTTTCCTCCCACGATGCCTGTCTGTTCCAGGGCGGCCTTGAGTTCTCCATTCAAGATGATGGGCAACAGATAGCCCCAGGGTCGGAAGACGACGGCGTCACCCACCTTCGACGTGTCGATGCGCAAGCCGGAAACGACATGGTACTCCCCCACCTTGTCGGGTCGTCCATCCTCGGGTGTCCAGAGCCGTGCTTCTTCACAGGCGGCATCGTCGATGCAGCGAATCACGCGCATCACGTTGAGCAGGTAGAACGGCTCGGGCTGCCCCTGGACTTCCACTGGAAAGAGCTGCACGTCATGCGGTGCCAGCTCGCGGAATACAGACGCAATGCGCCCACTGACGATGGGCGTTCCGGCCACCGTCGTCTTGTCGAAGTCCAGTGGCTGGCCGGGCCGGGACAGCGGCACACGTAGCGGTCCGGGGTCTGTGACGGTTTTCCCGGACACGAACGCCCAGATGTCTGGAACCGGTTTCCCATCCACGTCGTTGGGCTCCCGCAGATACCAGCGGCCCGGTGCTTCAATGTCGAAGTCGAGTTCGAAGAAGTGTCGCGGCATGGTGGCTCACCCCCGGGGGTTCTTCGTAATGAGCTTCCGCAGCTTGGTCCCAGCAGTCACGAGCTCTTTCGCGATCCTCGCCAGTTCGTCAACCAATGCGGCCCGACACTGCCCGGTCTCCTGGCATCCCTGCATGACAAGCCGGAGCCGGCGAAGAACCTCTGCGTGGTACTCTCGGGGATGCGGTCCTCGGTGTCCCTGGATGCGCACCTGATTCGCAGCGTCGGAGAGTTTCATTCCGGCGGTCTGGAAGAGGTCTTCGAAGATGGGTGTCCAGGGGCCGCCCGACTGCTCCGACACCTCGTTCTTGTCCGTGCAGATGTGATGGACGTCTCCCTCCGGATCACCCTGGATCCCTCCGCCCCCGGGGCCCATGGCGACGGCCGCCACGGCGGTGGGCGCCAACGTGACGTTGAGCACTCCCGCTGACGACACGGAGATGGACCGCACTTCCCCGGCCAGCACCCGCGACAGCTGGAATCCACCCTCCACCTCCGCCCTCAACGCAGCCTGTGGGAAGCCCGGCATCCGGGGTGCCTGCGCCGCCATCGCGTTCCTGCCACCGAGCGCCGTCATCGCGACGATGACCAGCACCCGCGCCCCGTTGGCCCCCAGGACGCGTCCAAAGCGATGCCCTGCCTCCTTCAGCGCAGCCTCGTCGCTGGCATCCCGTGACTCGTCCATGAGCCGCAAGAAGGCCTGTCCCAGGTTCCACACGGGCCCCGTGCCCAGGTACGCGATGAGCGACGCCGTCAGCACCACCGCAATCAGCTTGGTGATGGGCTCCGGCGCGACCAGCATCACCATCGCGGTGCCAATCATCGCCGTGACCATGGTCCGAAGCGCGGCGGGGTCCATCAGGTCCTCCACCGCGTCCGCCACTCCCTCCCAGACCGTATCGAGCGCGAAGGAGAGCGCCATTCTCCACCGTGCCATCGGGTCCAAGGGAAAGTCGTCGCTCAAGCGGAGCTGCTGCCGGCCTCGAACGCCGTCAACGATGCCACCCGACGACGCGAGCAGGGAGCGCCGGCCCTCCTCCCGGACCGCGACATCCAGCTTCAGCTCGAGCACGAGCTGCGTGACCGCGTCCTTGAACGCCTCCTCGTCGATACGGACCGGCTTCGTCTCCGCCGGCGTATAGGCGATGGGCCTGCCCCGCCCTGTGTCGAGGTTCACCACGCGCGTCGTCGCGCAGCCCGCTGTCAGCCACAACAGCGCGGCCATTACCCAGAGCTTCATGTGCCCTCCCCGGCTCACGGATCCGATGAGACCACCCGCTCCGGCTCCAGCACCTCCCGCGTCTGCGCTCCACGCTCGATGTAGCCCGCGCCGCCTCGCAGTTCCCGTCCGTCCTCCAGCACGGCGATGAGGCTGTACGACGACTCACCTCGGACGGGGTAGCTCAGGGCCACGGTGTCTCCCTTGCCCAGGGCGCGGTAGATGACCTGGCCTCGGTCGTGCTCGATGCGCACCTCGCGCACGTCCTGGCCGGTGCGGTTCTCCACGCGCACCTCGATTCCCGCTCGCGTGGGCCCCGTGTCATGCAGCCACAGCGCCACCCCGGCGATGAGCGTCAGGACCGAACCCAGCACCATTCCTCCCAGCACCCACAGGACTCTCATGGCACTCCCTCCTCTGTGATTGCCGCGCAGGCAACCGACGCCGCCGTTCTAACAGGCGCGTCCGCCCACCCGTGCTAAGCCCGGACGTCAGGAGGAAGCACGCCCATGCGGAAACTGACCTATTACGTCGCCACCTCGCTCGACGGCTTCATCGCCTCGCCCACCGGTGCGTACGACTACTTCAGCACGGAGCAGGACTACTTCGACGCCATCGCCGCCGAGTACCCGGAGACGCTCCCCGCCGGCTACCGCGCCTTCAAGGGCATCACCGGCCCGGGCAAGCACTTCGACACCGTGCTGGAGGGCCGCAACACCTATCAGGTCGGTCTCGACGCGGGCGTCACCAACGCGTACCCGCACCTGGAACACTACGTCTTCTCCCGCACCCTCACGAAGAGCCCCGACCCCGCCGTCAACCTCTCCAGCACGCCGCTCGCCACCGTGCGCGAACTGAAGGCGCGCGACGGCCTGGGCATCTGGCTGTGCGGCGGCGGCGCGCTCGCGGCCGAGCTGCTTCCCGAAATCGATGCGCTCATCATCAAGGTCAACCCCGTCATGGTGGGCCAGGGCATCCGCCTTCTCGACGCGGGCTACGCGCCCCACCGCCTGCGCCTCACAGGCACGCGCACGCTCGACTGCGGCGTCGTCTTTCTGAGCTACGACCACCTCAAGCCCTAGCCGGGCCGGCCGCGCGTCACGCAGCCATCCGGCCCACGCATTGGACCTGAGGCCAATGCGGGACCTGGAAACCAGCGGATCCTCCACGCGGAGTGCGAGCTTCCGCCCTGCTCGGAAGCCCGGTGTGCCGGCAGGGTTGGATGGTGGATGGATCCCCCCTGTCGTTCCTCGCCGCTGCCCCCGCACCGTGCGTTACGATGGAGCGTCTATGAGAAGTCCCCTGGACGACAGCCAGCCTCCCTCGTCCGCCAGCGGTGGCGACATCGCCTATGCGTCCCCCAGCGCGGCTCGAGACATGGGTGCACAGCTGCGCCTGTTCATCGACAGCGTGAAGGACTACGCCATCCTGACGCTGGATCCAGCAGGCAACATCATGAGCTGGAACACCGGCGCCGAACGCATCAAGGGCTACCGGTCCGAGGAGATCCTCGGCCAGCACTTCAGCCGCTTCTACACCCCCGAGGACATCGCCCGCGGCAAGCCCCAGCAGGACCTGGAGGTCGTCAACCGCGAGGGCCGCCTCGAGGAGGAGGGCTGGCGCGTCCGCAAGGACCACAGCCTCTTCTGGGCCAACGTCGTCATCACCGCGATGCGCGACACCCAGGGCCAGCTCGTGGGCTACGGACAGGTGACGCGCGACTTCACCGAGCGCAAGCTCGCCCAGGAGCAGCTGCTGCAGAGCGAGGAGCGCTTCCGCCTGCTCGTCGAGCACATCCAGGACTACGCCATCTACATGCTCGACGCCGATGGCCGCGTCTCCACCTGGAACGCGGGCGCCGAGCGCTTCAAGCAGTACAAGGCCGAGGAGATCATCGGCCAGCACTTCAGCCGCTTCTTCCCCCCGGAGGACGTGGCCCGGGGCAAGCCCTGGTACGCCCTCCAGGTGGCCACCCGGGAGGGCCACTTCGAGGAGGAGGCGTGGCGCGTCCGCAAGGACGGCAGCCTCTTCTGGGCCAGCGTCGTCATCACCGCGCTGCACGACCCGTCAGGCAAGCTCCGGGGCTTCGCCAAGGTGACGCGCGACATCACCCAGCGCAAGCAGAACCAGGAGCGGCGCGAGCTGGAGATGCTCCGGGACGCCGTGCGCGCCCGCGATGAGTTCCTCTCCGTCGCCTCGCACGAGCTGAAGACGCCGCTCACCCCGCTCCAGCTGAAGCTCACGGCCCTGCTGCGCACCGTGGAGAACAACCCTTCCGCCACCCTGCCCGTGGAGCGCATCGCCCGCGACCTGGAGGTGGCCCGCCGCCAGGTGCGCAAGCTGTCGGACCTCATCGAGGACCTGCTGGACGTGTCGCGCATCAGCATGGGCCAGCTGCGGTTGGACCGGGCGCCCATGGACCTGACCTCGCTCGCGCGGGAGGTGGTGACCCGCTACGCACCCCAGTCCGCGCAGGTCGGCTGCACCGTCACGCTGGAGGCCGCCACGCCCATCATGGGCCACTGGGACCGGTCCCGGGTGGATCAGGTCATCACCAACCTGCTCACCAACGCGCTCAAGTACGGCGCGGGCAAGCCCATCCACGTCCGGGTGCGCATGGACGCCGGACTGGCCGTGCTGAGCGTGAAGGACGAAGGCATCGGCATCCCGCTCGAGGACCAGCCTCGCGTCTTCGAGCGCTTCGTGCGCGCCGTCTCCGAACGCAACTACGGCGGCCTGGGGCTGGGGCTCTTCATCACCCAGCAGATCATCGAGGCCCACGGAGGCATCGTGCAGGTGCGCAGCACCCTCGGCGAGGGCTCGACCTTCACCGTGATGCTGCCCCCGGGCCCGGACCTCACCCCGGAGCCTGACGCTCCTCCCGAGCCGTGAGGATGTAGCGGTAGGGCACCACGCGCGTCAGCTCGTGCAGCGTGGTGACCCCGGCCGCCACCTTCGCCAGCGCGTCCTCCACCAGCGTGCGGAAGCCCCGCGCCCGGGCGTGCCGGCGCAGCTGGACGCCCGGCGCCCCGGTGGCGATGAGCAGTTGCAGCTCCGGGTCCACCACCAGCAGCTCGAAGAGGCCCACGCGCCCCTTGAAGCCGGTGTGGCGGCACGCCTCGCAGCCCTGCCCTGCCCGGGGCTGCACGCCGTCCAGCAGCGGCCCCAGCAGCGCCAGCTGATCCGCTGTCGGGTGGGTGGGCGCGGAGCACTCCGGACAGATGCGCCGCACCAGCCGCTGCGCCAGCACCGCGAGCAGCGCCTCCGCGATGTCGCCATCCTCCAGCTTCAACCCGCGCAGGCGGCTCACCGCGCCAATGGCATCCGCCGTGTGCAGCGTGCCCAGCACCACGTGCCCCGTGGACGCCGCCATCAGCGCGGTGCTGCCCGTCTCCAGGTCTCGAATCTCTCCCACCAGCATCACGTTGGGGTCCTGCCGCAAGAGCGCGCGCAACAACGTCAGGTGCGGCATCTGCGGCGACACCTGCTTCTGGTTCACCTTGGGGACCACGTATTCAATGGGGTCCTCCGCGGTGATGATCTTCTTGCGCCCGTCGTTGAGCCGCGCCAGCGCCGCGTACAACGTCGTCGTCTTCCCGCTGCCCGTGGGGCCCGTCACCAGCACCAGCCCCTCCGGGTTGCCGAGCAGCCGCAGCACCGTGGCCTGCAGCTCCGGCGTCATCCCCAACTTCTCCACCGGCACCAGCCCCACCGTGGCGTCGAGCAGGCGGATGACCACGTCCTCGCCCGCGGGCGAGGGCACCACGCTCACGCGGAAGTCCACGAACTTCCGTCCGGCCTCCCCTTCGTAGAGCGCCCGCAGGCGGCCGTCCTGGGGCCGCCGCTTCTCCGCGATGTCCAGCCCCGCCATCACCTTGATGCGGCTCACCACCTCCGGCAGCGAGTCCGGGGAGATGTCCGTGTACGTCTGGTGGAGGATGCCGTCGACGCGGTAGCGCAGGTCCACGTCGTCCGTGTAGCTCTCCAGGTGGATGTCGGACGCGTTCTGCGTCACCGCCACCGCGAGCACGTGGTTCACCAGCTCCACCGCCGTGGGCCGCGAGGACAGCGCCGCGCCGGCCTTCAGCACCACGTCCACCGACGCGTGCGCTCCCGCGCCGAAGCCCACCTCCAATGCCGAGTCGATTTCGTAGCGGTTGAGCCGCACCGGGCGCACCGGCCGGCGCAGGAAGTCCGCGATGCGGTAGCGCACGGACTCATCCCCCGGGTCCAGCATCGCCACCGTCACCGGCTCCGTGTCGTTCGCCGTGTCCACCTTGCCCATCACCGCGACGCCCAGGCGGCGGCAGAAGGACTCGGGGAGCAGGCGCAGCGATTCACGGTCCAGCGTGAACTGGGGCAGTTCGGAGAACGGGGGTACGTCCGGGGGAGCCATGGCCTGCCGGCTTATCACGGCGCCCCTCGCGGCCTGACAGGGCTGCTATCCTCCCCGGCATGTCGCGGCCCCCCGCGGACCCTCCCGCCATGCCGTCGCTGCTGGTGTTCGCCGTGGCGGTGCTGCTGTTCGGCTCGCCGCTGCGCCGGCTGTGGCTGGCCGAAGGGGCTCCCGCTTCGCTTCCCTTCGTCGTGTGGCTGGGCGTCATCGCCCTGGGCGGGTGGGTGGCGCACCGGAGCCTGCGCCCATGACGTTGGGGCCAGGCCCGCTTGTCATCGCCTCCGTGGCCTACCTGGGCGTGCTGTTCCTGGTGGCCTACGCGGCGGAGCGGGGCCGCATCTCTCCGCGCATCACCCAGCACCCGCTGACGTATGCGCTGGCCCTGGGCGTGTACGCCACGTCCTGGTCCTACTTCGGCAGCGTGGGCTACGCGGCCCGCCATGGCTTCCGCTACCTGGGCATCTACCTGGGCCTCACGCTCGCGTGCCTGCTCGCCCCCGTGCTGTGGCGTCCGCTGCTGCGGCTGACGCGCGAGCTGCAGCTCACCTCGCTCGCGGACCTGCTCGCCTTCCGCTACCCCGGCCAGGTGACGGGCACGGCGGTGACGCTGTTCGCGCTGGCCGGCAGCCTGCCCTACCTGGCGCTCCAGATTCGCGCCGTCGTGGAGTCCGCGCGCCTCTTGAGCCCCGCGGCGGCCCCGGCGCTGGTGGGGCCCGGCTTCTGCGGCGTGCTCATCGTCTTCTCGCTCCTCTTCGGCGCCCGCCACCCCGCCCCGCGCGAGCGGCACGAAGGGCTGATGCTGGCCATCGCCTTCGAGTCCGGCGTGAAGCTGCTGGCGCTGCTCATCGTCGCGGGCTGGTGCGTGGTGTCCGTCTTCGGCGGCCTGGGCGGGCTCAATGACTGGCTCACCCTCCACCCCGAAGCGGTGGAGGCGCTCCAGCGTCCCGCGCGCGACGCGTCCTGGGCGCCGCTGCTGGTGCTCTCCACCATCGCCGCGTTCCTCACGCCCCGGCAGTACCACGTGGCCTTCACCGAAGCGCCCGAGCGCGACGGGCTGGCCACCGTCGCGTGGGCCTTCCCGCTGTTGATGCTGCTCATCAACGCGGCGGTGCCCGTGCTGCTGTGGTCCGGAGAGGCGCTGGGCCTGCCCTGGCCCGCGGACTTCCACGTCCTCTCCGTGCCCATCACCAAGGGCGCCCCGCTGCTGGCCCTCATCGCCTTCCTGGGCGGCGTGTCCGCGGCGAGCGCCATGGTCATCGTCACCACGCTCGCGCTCGCGCCCATGTGCCTGACGCACCTGGTGCTGCCGCTGGGCACCACGCGCGGACGGGACGACCTCTACGGGTGGCTGTTGTGGGCCCGGCGCGTGCTCATCGCCGCCATCATCCTCGCGGGCTACGGCTTCTACCGGCTGCTGAACGCGCGGGCGACGGGGCTGGTGGACCTGGGGCTCGTGTCCTTCGTGGCCACCGCGCAGTTCGCGCCGGGCGTGCTGGGGCTCCTGATGTGGCCCAAGGCCACGCGCGCGGGGCTGCTCGCGGGGCTCCTGGCGGGCGGCGCGACGTGGGCCCTCACGCTGCTGGCCCCCCTGTGGGAGCCGCCGTCACTGGTGGCCTGGACCAACCAGGTCTCCGTGAACCTGGGCTTCAGCGCGGAGGAGCCCTGGGGCTTCGCCACCTTCACCTCGCTGGCCCTCAACTCCCTGTGCTTCGTGGCGGTGTCGCTCGTCACGCGCCAGTCGGTGGAGGAGAAGGAGGCCGCGCGGGTGTGCACGCGCCAGGCGCCGGGGCTCGCGAAGGGCAGCGTGGCGGCCAGCTCCCCGGACGAGTTCCGCCGGCAGCTGGAGCCCGTGCTGGGCGCGCAGGTGGCCGCGGCGGAGGTAGACCGCGCGCGAGAGGCGCTGGAGCTGTCCCCCGACGAGCGCCGGCCCGCGGAGCTGCGCCGCCTGCGCGACGGCGTGGAGCGAAACCTCTCCGGCCTCATCGGCCCGGTGCTGGCGCGGCTCGCGGTGGGCGAAGCGCTGCGGCTGGACCCCGGCGCGCGCACGGCCCTGGCGGATCAACTGCGCTTCGTGGAGGAGCGGCTGCGCGACGCGCGCGACATGCGCGGCCCCCTGCGCGAGCTGGAGGTCGTGCGCCGCTACCTCTACCGCATCCTGGAGGACCTGCCCCTGGGCGTGTGCGCCATGGGTCCCGACGGCGAGGTCGTCATCTGGAACGCCGCGCTGGAGGCGCTGTCGGGCGTGCCCATGGACTCCGCGCGGGGTGTGCCGCTCGCGCGCCTGCCGGAGCCTTGGGGGCCGCTGTTCGCGGAGCTCGCGCGGGCCCCTGGCGGCGACGACGAGGTGCGCGTGACCGTGGGTGGCAAGCAGCGCCTGCTGCGCCTGCACCGCTCGCGGCTGGCGCCCTCGGACGACGCCAGCGGCGGGGAGACGGGCATCACGTTCCTGGTGGAGGACTGGACGGAGCGCAAGGCGGTGGACGCGCGGCTCGCGCACCAGGACCGGCTCGCGTCGCTGGGCCGGGTGGCCGCGGGCGTGGCGCATGAGATTGGCAACCCGCTCACCGCCATCGCCAGCATCAGCCAGAACCTCAAATATGAATTGGAGGACCCGGAGGCCGTGCGCGAGCGCGTGGGGCTCATCCTCCAGCAGTGCCGCCGCATCGACACCATCGTCCGGGCGCTGGTGGGCTTCGGCCACTCGGGCACGGTCGGCGGCGAGTCCCGGCCCTTCACGCGCGTGGCGGTGGGCCCGCTGCTCGCGGAGGCCGCGCAGCTGGCCCGGCTGTCTCGCAAGGCGCGCGACGTGGCGTGCACGCACCAGAGCCCGGACGGGCTGGACGTGCGCGGCGACGCGCAGCGGCTGGAGCAGGTGCTGGTGAACCTCTTGACCAACGCCATCGACGCGTCGCCCGCGGGCTCGCGCGTGGAGCTGTTGGCGGAAGCCTCTGGAGACCAGGTGCGCATCCAGGTGGAGGACCGGGGCCACGGCATCGCCCCGGAGCTGTCGCAACGCATCTTCGAGCCGTTCTTCACCACCAAGCAGCCCGGCGAAGGCACCGGCCTGGGCCTCACGCTGGTGGAGGGCATCGTGCGCGAGCACGGCGGCACGCTGCGCATCGAGGCCCGTCACGACGGCGGCACCCGCGTGACGCTCAGCCTGCCCCGCGCGGACGTGCTGAAGCAGGAGGCCTCCGCTTGAGCCGCATCCTGGTCATCGAGGACGAACCCATCATCCGCACGGAGCTGCGAAGGCTGCTCACCCGCGCGGGCCACGACGTGGCGGAAGCCGGCGCCGTCCCGGAGGCCGCGGCCGAGCACGCGCTGGACGCCTTCGACCTGGTCATCTCCGACCTGCGCCTGCCCGGGCCGCCGGGCACGGACATCATCGCGCTGTGTCCGGGCGTGCCGGTGCTCATCATGACCAGCTTCGCCACGGTGAAGTCCGCCGTGGACGCGATGAAGCTGGGCGCGGTGGACTACATCGCGAAGCCCTTCGACCACGACGAGCTGCTGCTCCAGGTGGAGCGCGTGCTGCGCGAGGGCCGCCTCACCCGCCAGAACGCCGCCCTCAAGCGCGAGGTGGAGCAGACCTGGTCCCCCGGCGGCATGGTGGGCAACTCCCCCGCCATGCGCGACGTGTTCGAGCGCGTGCGCAAGGTGGCCCCGTCCGCCGCCACCGTGCTGGTGCTGGGCGAGTCCGGCACCGGCAAGGAGCTGGTGGCCCGCGCCGTCCACGCGCAGAGCCCGCGCGCGGAAGGGCCTCTCATCGCGGTCAACTGCGCCGCCATCCCCGAGGGCCTGCTGGAGAGCGAGCTGTTCGGCCACGAGAAGGGCGCCTTCACCGGCGCACAGGCCGCGCACGCTGGACTCGTAGAGGCCGCGCACGGCGGCACGCTCTTCCTGGATGAGATTGGCGAGCTGCCCGCGCCCGCGCAGGCGCGGCTGTTGCGCATGCTCCAGGACGGCGAGGTGCGGCGGGTGGGCGCCACGCGTTCGCGCAAGGTGGACGTGCGCATCCTCGCGGCCACGCACCGCGACCTGCCCCGCCGCGTGCAGGAGGGGCTGTTCCGCCAGGACCTCTACTTCCGCCTGCGCGTCGTCGAAATCCGCCTGCCGCCCCTGCGCGAGCGCGGCGAGGACGTGCCCGCGCTGGCGAAGCACCTGCTGGAGCGGGCCAGCCGCCGCATCGGGCGCCCGCCCGCTTCGCTGGCTCCGGACGCGCTGGCTGCCATCGCGCAGCACCCGTGGCCGGGCAACGTGCGCGAGTTGGAGAACGCCATCGAGCGCGCGGTCATCCTCGCGGACGGGCCGCTCCTCACCGCCGACCTGCTGGCGCTGGAGCCGCCGGGCGGACCGGGCTCGGACGGCAATCCCCCCGCGCTGGAGGAGACGGACTTCCCGACCGTCCCGGTGAGCGAGGACCCACGCTCGCCCGACTCCATGGAGGAGTACTTCCGCCGCTTCGTGCTGGAGCACCAGGACCGCATGGGCGAGACGGAGCTGGCGCGCCGGCTGGGCATCAGCCGCAAGACACTCTGGGAGAAGCGCCAGCGGCTGGGCATCCCGCGCACCCGCGCCTGACGCGTCTCCTGAGCCCCCGGGCGGGTGTTACGACGCGGTGCACGAATCGTTACGGGGGGTAACGCCCTGTCACCTTCCGCCACATCCTGACGCGGCGAGCCAACCCCCAAGGTCTTGAAACCCGGAGCGCGCCCGGGTGGAACGGGCGTTGCTCAGGGGATGGGGACCCATGCGCCCCGCCCCCCATCCCCTTTCGCGGTTCCTGGTGCTCACGGCCCTGCTGACCGCGCTGCCGGCGGCGGCGGGCAAGATTCAGTTGGGCGAGGACGCGGTCCTCAACGTGGACGTGCTGCTGCATCCGCAGATGCAGCTCATCAAGGACGGCGCGCCCACGGGCGGCGTGGGGACGGACTTCTTCCTGCGCCGCGTGCGGCTGCTCGTCTTCGGCAACATCACGAAGAAGCTGTCGTTCTTCATCGACACGGACCAGCCGAACTTCGGCAAGAACGGCGACTACAACGTCGCCTTCTACATCCAGGACGCGACGGTCGCGTACGAGTTCGCCGACAAGACGTGGGTGGAGGCGGGCTTCATCCTCGCGCCGCTGTCGCACCACGCACTGCAGGGCGCCATCGCGCTCCAGACGGTGGACTACCACTCCGACATCATTCGCTACCCGTTGGGCGTGGGAAAGGTGTGGCGCGACATGGGCGTCCAGGTGCGCGGCTTCGCGGGCCCGTGGACGTACCGCGCCGCCATCCTCAACGGCGTGGAGGGCGCGAAGCTGGAGAATGGCCAGACGGTCAACGCGGACGACCTGCCGCGCGTCGTGGGCACCGTGCGCTACAACGTCTGGGGCCGCGAGTACGACCAGTTCCTGCGCGGCATCTACTTCACGGACCAGCCCATGCTGTCGTTCGGCGTGGGCGGTGACTACCAGTACCACGCCATCGCCACCGCCTCCGGCATCCACGACGCGGTGGCGCTGGCGGCGGACGTGTTCCTGGACATCCCCATCGGCGACAACCAGGAGTTCGTCTTCCAGAGCAACGTCTTCTCCTGGCAGCAGGGCTTCGACAACGTGCGCAGCGGCACCGGCTTCTTCGTGGAGCTGGGCTACCGCATCGGCATCGTCGAGCCCGTCTTCTCCAGCGAGTACTTCAACGGGCGCGTGCCGCAGACGGACCTGCTCACGTTCAAGCCCGGCCTCAACCTCTGGTTCCAGAAGCACACCTTCAACCTGAAGACGGAGGTGGCCGTGTCGCGCGTGGGAGACATCGCCCACACGACCACGGGCATCACCGGCACCGCCCAGCTCCAGCTCTTCTACTGAGGACTCCCCCCATGGCCACCGACACGGATTCGCTCTTCCAGCCCAAGGAAG
This DNA window, taken from Corallococcus coralloides DSM 2259, encodes the following:
- a CDS encoding GspE/PulE family protein, which translates into the protein MAPPDVPPFSELPQFTLDRESLRLLPESFCRRLGVAVMGKVDTANDTEPVTVAMLDPGDESVRYRIADFLRRPVRPVRLNRYEIDSALEVGFGAGAHASVDVVLKAGAALSSRPTAVELVNHVLAVAVTQNASDIHLESYTDDVDLRYRVDGILHQTYTDISPDSLPEVVSRIKVMAGLDIAEKRRPQDGRLRALYEGEAGRKFVDFRVSVVPSPAGEDVVIRLLDATVGLVPVEKLGMTPELQATVLRLLGNPEGLVLVTGPTGSGKTTTLYAALARLNDGRKKIITAEDPIEYVVPKVNQKQVSPQMPHLTLLRALLRQDPNVMLVGEIRDLETGSTALMAASTGHVVLGTLHTADAIGAVSRLRGLKLEDGDIAEALLAVLAQRLVRRICPECSAPTHPTADQLALLGPLLDGVQPRAGQGCEACRHTGFKGRVGLFELLVVDPELQLLIATGAPGVQLRRHARARGFRTLVEDALAKVAAGVTTLHELTRVVPYRYILTAREERQAPG
- a CDS encoding ATP-binding protein, yielding MTLGPGPLVIASVAYLGVLFLVAYAAERGRISPRITQHPLTYALALGVYATSWSYFGSVGYAARHGFRYLGIYLGLTLACLLAPVLWRPLLRLTRELQLTSLADLLAFRYPGQVTGTAVTLFALAGSLPYLALQIRAVVESARLLSPAAAPALVGPGFCGVLIVFSLLFGARHPAPRERHEGLMLAIAFESGVKLLALLIVAGWCVVSVFGGLGGLNDWLTLHPEAVEALQRPARDASWAPLLVLSTIAAFLTPRQYHVAFTEAPERDGLATVAWAFPLLMLLINAAVPVLLWSGEALGLPWPADFHVLSVPITKGAPLLALIAFLGGVSAASAMVIVTTLALAPMCLTHLVLPLGTTRGRDDLYGWLLWARRVLIAAIILAGYGFYRLLNARATGLVDLGLVSFVATAQFAPGVLGLLMWPKATRAGLLAGLLAGGATWALTLLAPLWEPPSLVAWTNQVSVNLGFSAEEPWGFATFTSLALNSLCFVAVSLVTRQSVEEKEAARVCTRQAPGLAKGSVAASSPDEFRRQLEPVLGAQVAAAEVDRAREALELSPDERRPAELRRLRDGVERNLSGLIGPVLARLAVGEALRLDPGARTALADQLRFVEERLRDARDMRGPLRELEVVRRYLYRILEDLPLGVCAMGPDGEVVIWNAALEALSGVPMDSARGVPLARLPEPWGPLFAELARAPGGDDEVRVTVGGKQRLLRLHRSRLAPSDDASGGETGITFLVEDWTERKAVDARLAHQDRLASLGRVAAGVAHEIGNPLTAIASISQNLKYELEDPEAVRERVGLILQQCRRIDTIVRALVGFGHSGTVGGESRPFTRVAVGPLLAEAAQLARLSRKARDVACTHQSPDGLDVRGDAQRLEQVLVNLLTNAIDASPAGSRVELLAEASGDQVRIQVEDRGHGIAPELSQRIFEPFFTTKQPGEGTGLGLTLVEGIVREHGGTLRIEARHDGGTRVTLSLPRADVLKQEASA
- a CDS encoding sigma-54-dependent transcriptional regulator, with product MSRILVIEDEPIIRTELRRLLTRAGHDVAEAGAVPEAAAEHALDAFDLVISDLRLPGPPGTDIIALCPGVPVLIMTSFATVKSAVDAMKLGAVDYIAKPFDHDELLLQVERVLREGRLTRQNAALKREVEQTWSPGGMVGNSPAMRDVFERVRKVAPSAATVLVLGESGTGKELVARAVHAQSPRAEGPLIAVNCAAIPEGLLESELFGHEKGAFTGAQAAHAGLVEAAHGGTLFLDEIGELPAPAQARLLRMLQDGEVRRVGATRSRKVDVRILAATHRDLPRRVQEGLFRQDLYFRLRVVEIRLPPLRERGEDVPALAKHLLERASRRIGRPPASLAPDALAAIAQHPWPGNVRELENAIERAVILADGPLLTADLLALEPPGGPGSDGNPPALEETDFPTVPVSEDPRSPDSMEEYFRRFVLEHQDRMGETELARRLGISRKTLWEKRQRLGIPRTRA
- a CDS encoding porin; its protein translation is MRPAPHPLSRFLVLTALLTALPAAAGKIQLGEDAVLNVDVLLHPQMQLIKDGAPTGGVGTDFFLRRVRLLVFGNITKKLSFFIDTDQPNFGKNGDYNVAFYIQDATVAYEFADKTWVEAGFILAPLSHHALQGAIALQTVDYHSDIIRYPLGVGKVWRDMGVQVRGFAGPWTYRAAILNGVEGAKLENGQTVNADDLPRVVGTVRYNVWGREYDQFLRGIYFTDQPMLSFGVGGDYQYHAIATASGIHDAVALAADVFLDIPIGDNQEFVFQSNVFSWQQGFDNVRSGTGFFVELGYRIGIVEPVFSSEYFNGRVPQTDLLTFKPGLNLWFQKHTFNLKTEVAVSRVGDIAHTTTGITGTAQLQLFY